One Phaseolus vulgaris cultivar G19833 chromosome 11, P. vulgaris v2.0, whole genome shotgun sequence genomic window carries:
- the LOC137823403 gene encoding cytosolic sulfotransferase 15-like — protein MSLASEKEANEENEFILSLPKETGLNFTPYLHLFQDFWCPTDYVHGVNKFQKHFDAKDNDVFVASFPKSGTTWLKALTFVIANHQRFSSFDNHPLLSSNPHELVPFPEFMYSYDLHDQILSLSNMSDPRLLSTHLPFPSLPESITKSNCKIIYIRRNPFDTFVSAWEFFTKIKSVSLPEFTLEEAFEKYCNGITMFGPWWSHMLGYWNESKTRPNKVLFLRYEDLKEDTVFHVKRIAEFLDSPIIQRGESSTVIENIIKLCGFEKMKDLEVNKSGSIFDVVEKKTFFRKGEIGDWINYFSPSMIEKLSKIIEEKLGGSGLSFKVHS, from the coding sequence ATGTCTTTGGCAAGTGAGAAAGAAGCAAATGAAGAAAATGAGTTCATCCTCTCCCTTCCCAAGGAGACGGGTTTGAATTTCACTCCCTATCTCCATCTATTTCAAGATTTTTGGTGCCCAACAGATTATGTTCATGGAGTGAACaagtttcaaaaacattttgatGCAAAAGACAATGATGTTTTTGTTGCTAGCTTTCCAAAGTCAGGTACTACCTGGTTGAAAGCTCTTACTTTTGTAATTGCAAACCATCAACGTTTTTCCTCTTTCGACAACCATCCATTACTCTCTTCCAATCCTCATGAACTTGTGCCCTTCCCTGAATTTATGTATTCTTATGATTTGCATGACCAAATTCTTTCCCTCTCCAACATGAGTGACCCAAGACTTCTTTCTACTCACCTACCATTCCCTTCATTACCTGAATCCATCACAAAATCCAATTGCAAGATCATTTATATACGTAGAAATCCATTTGATACTTTTGTTTCAGCATGGGAATTCTTTACTAAAATAAAGTCAGTGTCTTTACCTGAATTCACTTTGGAGGAAGCATTTGAAAAGTATTGCAACGGGATAACCATGTTTGGTCCATGGTGGAGTCATATGTTAGGTTACTGGAATGAGAGCAAAACTAGACCAAACAAAGTTTTGTTCTTAAGGTATGAAGATCTTAAAGAGGATACAGTTTTTCATGTGAAAAGAATTGCAGAGTTCTTGGACTCTCCTATCATTCAAAGAGGAGAGAGTTCCACAGTGATTGAAAACATAATCAAACTATGTGGATTTGAGAAAATGAAAGATTTGGAAGTGAACAAATCAGGATCTATATTCGATGTTGTTGAGAAGAAAACTTTCTTCCGGAAGGGTGAAATAGGAGATTGGATTAATTACTTTTCTCCTTCTATGATAGAAAAGTTATCCAAAATCATTGAAGAAAAATTAGGTGGATCAGGTCTATCATTTAAAGTGCATTCTTAG